One part of the Amphiura filiformis chromosome 5, Afil_fr2py, whole genome shotgun sequence genome encodes these proteins:
- the LOC140151900 gene encoding palmitoyltransferase ZDHHC22-like, whose translation MGLFHIFSMKDAPFVLKVKAVFNILGIAYFTGTVSSGIFIAFFISIPKLVEVHNFSTTKHYVIALFLCINIVGNYLLTALTDTSTDTLQATTCRTSPCEHVHQGDLKGKRSSRGSRQSASSGKRRINHKIWDKSKLSNTDTLTKPWRAYDCILCRSCILKRDHHCFFVGSCIGYHNQKYFIQCCAYLACGCCYSIILTSLYLHTRYGTQFQGAWTFIYLLPLTVISWLQGSTPLGEICLVLFLYIALVGGVVGIGFCLWESHITFLGLTTYEAMHGLTGPKKGSFKDNFCDVFGKYWYIGMLIPIRLPQYGNGTYGQY comes from the coding sequence ATGGGtcttttccacattttttccatGAAGGATGCACCTTTTGTTCTCAAGGTAAAAGCAGTTTTCAACATTTTGGGAATTGCATATTTTACTGGAACAGTTTCTTCTGGGATTTTCATAGCTTTTTTCATATCTATCCCAAAGCTAGTAGAGGTGCACAACTTTTCCACCACAAAGCACTACGTAATAGCACTATTTCTTTGTATCAACATTGTTGGGAATTATTTGCTGACAGCACTCACAGACACAAGCACAGACACACTGCAAGCTACTACATGTAGGACTAGTCCATGTGAACATGTTCATCAAGGAGACCTGAAAGGCAAACGATCAAGCAGAGGATCAAGACAATCTGCAAGTAGTGGTAAGAGAAGGATTAATCACAAAATCTGGGACAAGAGCAAATTGTCCAATACTGACACATTAACTAAGCCATGGAGAGCTTATGATTGTATACTGTGCAGAAGTTGTATTCTAAAACGTGATCACCACTGCTTCTTTGTTGGATCCTGCATAGGTTATCACAATCAGAAATATTTCATTCAATGTTGCGCATATCTGGCTTGTGGTTGTTGCTATTCAATCATACTGACATCTCTCTATTTACACACACGCTATGGAACACAATTTCAAGGAGCATGGACCTTCATCTATCTCTTACCCTTGACAGTGATTTCATGGCTtcaagggagcacaccacttgGGGAGATATGTCTTGTCTTATTTCTATACATAGCCCTTGTTGGAGGTGTAGTTGGCATTGGTTTTTGTTTATGGGAAAGCCACATAACATTCCTAGGTTTGACAACTTACGAAGCCATGCATGGGTTAACAGGTCCAAAGAAAGGTTCATTCAAAGATAATTTTTGTGACGTTTTTGGGAAATACTGGTACATAGGGATGTTAATACCAATACGATTACCTCAGTATGGTAATGGAACCTATGGTCAGTATTGA